CAGGAACCAGACTGCTTCCTGCAAAACAGACCAATCACAAAGTgtcaaaaaaacagcaatttatcttacacacacacatatttctctTCTGCTATGATACTCATTCTCATTGTGCTGGTAAACAGGGGATTAAACAGATGATTCACATTGGTAAATAAAACCTCTGGCGTTACTCTTCAGTTCACCAGGTTGTTTACATTTGATTGTTCATATAATCTGGCCATAGCAACGTAACATTTCTTCAAATGAGATTTTTACAACAAAAGGATAACCTGAGATGGGTGTTTTCTCTGAACTGTATATGgtttgagaaagagaaaaaaaaaaaaaaaaagcatggacCAGTCAGATGTTATCTTGCGAAATGCTTTGATTTTACTATATAATTCTAAAACTAACGTGCTCTAGTGCAATCAGGGTAACAGACTGCCACCTCTCATATATGTGGCTTGACAGTCAATAGTACTTTTTACATTGAAAACAAGTGGACAAGAAAACTACAAATTCTACTGTAAGCTCAAGTGAATCAGTAAGGAgatacacacaacaacaaacctgCTCCTGATATATTATACTTCATCACAGTCGAGCAGATAGCTCTCATAAATGTCATGAACTTTACTGCAGTTGGTAAGGCACAGACACCTTACTCCTATTTCCAAGCTAAGCCATAAGAAACCGCCAGTCTTAAACACGAAATAAAAAACATGCAGGTCGAAGCTGTGGGTGTGATACCTTGTTGATCTTTTCTTTAGGGTGTGTGAGCAAGTTGGGGAAGTGTGCGAGGACTTCACAGTTGAGGACGACCTGAGTCTGTTCATCTGTCCCTGTCACAATGTTACCCACAGCCCTCAGAGCTGCCGTCTGCAGTTTGGAGACAAAAAGAAGACAATTAAGAACATTAAATTACTAATTAATTCATTGagaatgacattttgaaatgtcatcTTAGTGTAGACAAAAAAGTCTCACCTGAACTTTGACCTCCTGATGGCTGAGGAGAGGCACAAGAAATGGAACGACTCCAGAATCAATGACCATTTGGATCTGCTCATTGCCTCCGTCCGTCAGATAGGACAGAGCCCACACGGTGTCTACTAGGATCTAAACACAGGTACAAGAAACTTGTAAGGCCATGTACAGTTATTACGCGTCAGCATTTAGAAAAATGGCAAGAAGGCATTTCTCTTTATAATCCATAAAAATCAAATACAGAATGGCTAGGACAGTCACCCTTCACTCTGATACTTACATTTATATCGGTGTGATATATTAGCACACAGAGGGCAGGCAAAATCTGTGGGGAAAGAAAAGTAGGTTGTGAGTGGGTTGGATGCCagcagaggaaaagatggaTTAGATGGGGGGGGAAAGGGGGCAGAGTGAAAAgaccacaaagagaaaaatagcTGTCAAATTCAGGCTTCAAACGTCGCCAAAAGAGCTTTCTAGTTAGAAATTCCCCCGGGTGCCGAGGCTCATTTGGCTACTGGCTCTGTGTGACTCAGCCTGCAGTGACACAGTCAACTGCAAAGCAAAACATCCATCTGTCTGGCACATGgacacacccgcacacacccACCTCTTGCACAGTCTCCATGGGCGGTGGTGGATCCTTGTTGCGGCAGAGGTTAACAATGACCCAGGTAACATTGCGGAGGAAGGTGATGGGGATTGATGGGTTTATGAAAGACAGCAGGGGCTTGACCACGCCCAGGGAGATGACGTAGTCCCTGCACTGTGGACCATCACCTGGGCAGGCAAGGGGCAGAGGTCAACTCTCAACAGTGGCTTCAAAGCAGTACACCAACACTTCACTTAGAGGACACGACTTACCTATAATGTTTCCTAAAGCCCATACAGCCTGTTCGCATACGTTCTGGTGGGGAGAGTGTAGCAGTCGCAGGAACAGGGGCACTGCAtctggacacacaaacagcaacgCATCAAAAGCTCGCCCAAGCTGACAGACTGCGCAGCTCAAGTGATGAGCTGTGTTTCCACATTTGAagccaaataaaacaaacacatatccATGACTGCGTCACAACTCCTGCATGTGTATAATCATGTGTATAACAGCTAATCTAAACCTAAGCTGGGGTAGCAACAAAAATGTAAAGTCTCAATGAGCTGCCTATTTTGACCCTGACTTTGACCATCAAAGTATTCCAGAGGGGAAAATGTTTACCAGCTACTACAAGACTGACCTTCTTgacagaggacattttgacttgcCACAGATACAAAAGCAGACcagaaataatcaaattaatgacgtctgaattccatttagctgctatAGATAAATGGCACTGGCACTTACTTGAACATCAATACCTATTCCTATGGTAAAATAAAACCCAATTCAAGTTAAGCTCAGGCACGGCTACAAGTTGGACATTAGACCAATAGATAGTTTGGGCACGTCTGTGTTGCGTCATCAGCACGGCTGTACATCCCACTGGGACCGTTTCAGAAGCGATTCTGATGCGGAGCGTTGTGTCTGCCAGTTGACTTGCTcggattttgttgatttggtccCTGTCCCATGATTTTTGTGCAACTAAGAAGAAAACAGGCTACGTCTCTAATTTTGTCTAGTTTGCATGTGTTTCttgtacatatacatacaaCTTGGTTGTGATGTAGCCTACAAACAGCGGGTTagagtgaaagtgtttttccacgTCCAAGGTGAACCTCTCGTCGTCGACTGTGTTAAAAGACCGTTTAACGTCTGGTGACACCGattataaaatattgatgtAATGGTGGAATATACGATTGAAAAGTCTGTTTTATCTTGAAAACTAACCAGATTCTCTTCGCTGTTCATttgcctgacttcctgcccgcctcatctgctgtttgctgcttaTCGCGGTCGGCCTGTGGCTTCTGTCAAAAATAGACCAGGCACGTATCTTGAGTGGAGCGGGCGCATAATGGCGCTTCCGATGGGATTTAAAGCATTGACTAGAGTGGGCACGTTCAGCTCTGGCAGCCACATATTGAGAAGTCTGAGAGGTTTGTCATTTAGATGCTAAAATGCATAAATTCCTTATACTTTGATTTAAGTAACGGCATTCAATTTAGATTACTCCGTTCAATTAAATACGTCATctttaactttgtgtttttttgagtGTCTTTAATCCGTTGTTTCCATTTATATTAACATTACTCAGTTCTAAACTAACTTGCATTGACCAGCTAATCACATGAATGCTGATCATGGCTTCCACTCACACTCGCtttgtttcaaaataagagtgcACAGTtatctaataaaaatataatccAAAAAGCTGACTGCCTCATTGAgtgaaagaataaataaatatgctggctctgcaggctgcagacagtgtacaaacacagactgcaggAGGAAGACAGAATGTGGGGTCAACTTACTGGATTTAACCACAGCCTGAGTCTGTGCTGACGTCCCAGAGGCAATGTTGGTCAGAGCCCAAGCTGCCTCAAACTGAAGAGAGGGGCTGTAGGACAAGAGACAACGAGACCAATTAGGTTACTTAGTTTCCACAGTAGAGCGGGGCACAAAATAagggaaataataataatgataaatattgaTGTGAGCACTTCCTGAATTCCCAGCTGCTATTACATGTTTTTCAAGGCTGATTTTAACATTTCCCCCAAGCACCTAATACGCTCTTCTATTTTTGTCCTTCTAGTACCAGAAGGGCTTTTTAGTGCAATGTACCTCAAACCGATTTTAATCAAAAGCTTGTTGCTCACCAGGGCATACTGGAGTTTTCCATAactgtttcctttaaaaaaagatcagttTCACAGTCGATTTGAAACCCTAAGGAAAACGGagtgtataatatataaaatgtataatatatttgaCACCGGATCAGTGGTCTAGATATCATGCTGTGTGGCGAGCTGGGGTTGTGCTCAGCAGAGAAGACTCTCGagaaatgaattttaaaaaattatgcaACACAAAACATTAGATATCACACAGTTGCGAGTGATCCTCACACCACCCACCAGCCAAATGCTCGTAAATTATAGCAAAAGACTGGTAAGTCTGTCTAACCCACTAAATATTTGATCAGGCAGCGAACTGTGATCTCAAGTACCTACTGGTTTCTTAAGCTTTAGCTGGGAtgtaaaacaggaaaacagggTGTGGTGCTCTTCGTGATGTAACCAACCACTGTGGCTGCCTCTGgacagaatattttcatttcctcCCCTATCATGCACTCACAGATTTCATTTGAACACCTCAGACAAGACTGTCTTTTATTCTTGTTCATGTAAAATGGTGCTCATTTTCCTGCTGTACCTCTTCATGACATTAGGCTGAGCTGTCTTGGATTCCTGCCATAACGCCATGGCAACATAGTAGATAATTATTTTCTCTTGATGGATGCACATGTGTTGCTGCATTCAGAGCAAATGTCCAATATATGCAGATGTGGTGGTTCATGTAACGCTATCTGTtgctggttgccatggtaaaACTCTTACAACTTCTTCCTTAAGTTCTTCCACCCCAACTATTCATTCGCCCCCCCGTCAGCGAACACAAGGTCCTGGGAATTGGGGAACTCTGAGAGACAGGAATGCCGTTATATTTGGCTTGGCCAGGGCTGAGAGGACCAGCCAACTGCCCCGCATGCCTCCACACACTCTCACGTGTGGACGCAGTgggatgcaaacacacacacacacacacactcatgcacacaaagcCTCTGTTGCTGCAAAGACTTGATGGAGCAGCGTCAGTAATCCATCACAGCAGTCTGCAGTCTTACCAGCAAGAACACTCAGTTCATCGCGTCAGAGAGAAATAACGCTGAaggcaaacacaaactgttttagATGCAGACTTACTTGTCATCCCTTTCCAGGCATTTGACTAAAATGGGCAGGATCCCAGACTTTATCAAGTCGTCGATGGGGGGGTTTCTGTCACTCGAGAGCAGTTTTCTGACAAAGggtagaaaaaacaaaaataaatgtcaggAACGTCATttacaaacagcagctgttgttggtgtgagtgtgtgtgagtcactcACCTGGCTGCCTGTACAGCACTGAGCTGGATAACTGCATTATCACTGGTAGCGTTCTGTAGTGACAGGGTGTGTTAGCACAGCATAATGAGCTGAAAGTTTAGGAGCTATTGCTGGTACAGTTTAAGGGCTTGACTGATGTGTATTCTTACCTGTAAGATGACATCAAGCGTAACGTTTTGCTGCACAAAGACAAATGTAGCAGAGGAATATTAGCACGATCAGACATAATTTGCTAAGCAAACTCAGAGACATTGAAGGAAACCATTTGCTTTCAATCACGACTCCCATGTGACTATAACAGTGCGTCTGTGTTTAAGACAGGGATCTAGACCGTGGCGGCCCGCCACAGTCTAATTTGTCCCGCTAGTCTCATAATGAACCgaaaatatttttacacttcTCATAACAACATAAAAGATCTCTAATCTGTGTccctttataaaataaaaatcccaCTAAATTGTGAGGGACGTTACTTTATTCTATGATCTTGGTGTCTGGAGAAAAAGATCCTGACAGGGACTTATTTTTTGCCTCCACTATGACtacacacaataataaaaacgAGTATTTTTTTCAGTATCAATTTACAGTTGAAAGTCCCACATTTGTACCTTGAAGTCTGAAACTTGGGGTGCTGTAAAATGACTTTGCTCCATAATCTGACAGCGGCTGATATATTTGGAGTTCAGGAACAGCATGACTATACACACTCAGTCCAAATCAATCCGTTTTACTCCATCAGTTTAGAGAATTTCAAAGTTCAAATCCCACATTTGCTCACTGAATTGGCTTCCTTtttgaaacacatgaaatatgcCAGTAAATGACGGCCTGAGATCATTCAGCAAGTTCTAAAGTTTGGTACTGCCCCAAAAAAGGGTTTGTGGTTGAAATAGGTGAAGGTTTGGCTAAAAGATTATATTTTTCTACTGCATAGTTGAGCAGGGAAATGAGAATGAGCCCTCACCATCTGCTATGTTTTTTGTACCACTTTTGCCTCATTTCAGTCACGCCTCTAATGTGTGCTGTGCTCGATTTGGTGTTTTGACCATCCGTGAAGAGCTTTAAACTCCACCACCACCATTCATATCTAAACAACCAATGTTTTATGATTAAATTGTTTCTAGAGCACAACGTTCTTCATAGATCTCGCCTCTTAAATATCGGTCTGGTGCACTTTGGGTGCATAAATTAACTATTTAACAAAATTACCTTCAGCGGGCGCACACCCTGGACCCTCCTAGGGGATCTGAGGTGCACCCACCACAGTCTCAGAAAATCCTGTGGGAAGTGCTGCACACTGAAAATCAAGCAGGCAGTCCACTTGATTTTAACACTTCTGACCTATTACCCAGACTCACTAGATCTCTCTCTCGCTCAagtacacacccacacacccacacttaCTCCTTTGAAGTCTGAGTCGACATCAGAGTCCTCCAGACTCTCCCCCAGCGGGACATTTCTCTTCTTCAGTAGATGTTCGTCTCGTTTGTTCTGACAAggggagaagagacagaaaagcaataGAGGGGAGCAGATGAAAGTCCTGATTAATGCATTAACAAAGTCTTAAAGCATCATTAAATCTAGGTCTACCTTAAGCTATTTCTCTTTCCAAAAGTTTTACCTTCTGGAGTATAGCCTACATGTTAGGAATCTCACTCTTAAGTGGGCAATTCAGAGAAATATGCCTTTGGGCTAGTACACAAGGCAAACACTCATCTTCCAAGGACACTGAACCTTGACCCTCTAACCCCCACAAGCACACATTCATTCCgtgtgcaaacacagaaacacacatgtgcatacagacaggcagaaagagCCACACATCCCATCAATTTGCAGGGCATGTGAGTCAGTGGTAGGAGGAGATTCCCTTGCCCTACATTCCTGTGCATCGTGCTGATGTGCGTCACTGATGACTAATCAGCTAATGCAGTGCTTCTTGCTGCTCTGATCCAGCTCGATGGAATGTGCTAAACTTATGAAAGCCTGAGCTCTCATAGCAGTGATGTCCAATATTTTAAACATCCCTCGCTGTGCCGGTGTTCTTCTCTTCTACGTCTGCTCATGGCTGTGCTGCTCCACATGCCTGTTTGCCGCTGCTCTTAGCCTATATCTGGGAGCACAACGCGACAGTGTCCCTCGAGTTTTGTTTATTAGAATTACCAGTTCAGATTTACGCAATATGCAAAGTCGTGCTTTTGCGAGTTAATCTGTTACTTATCTAAATGTATACCACATTTACATTCTATGTTTGTGCCATGCtataaaaacattgtttacaGAGCAAAGCCTTGACAGTGGTTTGTTTCCAGCATTTTCCCTTTTCCACTACCTATGTATGCCTTTTCTATTCCAGGAGACAAAGAAGGAACAACTCCCAATGATATCTTATGACTCGACAAGTTgagtcaagtcagttttatttacttGGCCTAATATCACAAATGCCAATAAAATTCGTGTCTGCACAATGTATTGGTGGGGCAACAGACAAACCCAACAAAGCATCATTGAATGTGACGTGGATATTCATGCTccactcaatttggactttgTATACAAGCCTGATAGGTGTTCTATACTGATACAGATAAGCTGGTTGTACTGTGCTGTATTAATTCATCAGGTATAAcctacacagaaaaaaaaaggtgatagCTGTGATTAGTCTTCCTGTCAgatatcacatttaaaaacagaaacgaAGAGCAATTAACCCAAATATGATGCAAATGATCTGTTCATCTGTAAAAACCCATGTTAGCCTCCAACtgtgcatgaaaatgaaaacaacctcagcgagttaaaaaaaaaggtgcatgACAGAACTTATTTCACAGTACAAAAatagcacacacagacaatgccACACTTTAAACAGATTAAAACTCATCTGCTGTTCAAATGTCAAGTTGAAATGCCgttttttcaaatttcaattAAAGAAAACTCTGCAACCTACAACCGGACTCCAGGTGCAGAGTCTAATCTTGCCAAGCAGGATCATGAGGCTCTGCTTACAGACTATGACGATTTGACCACTGCATATTTTCAAGCATCTGTGTCGAAGTGAATTTTAGTTCACAGTTGCTGCCAGAAAACACAGTAGTGATATCAGTGAGAAATATCCCAGCAGGCACTGTCTAGGCCCATTCCCTCTGACTCTGGAGACTTGTTTGCGCACGGAAAtcatgattaatgattaattgcACTGACATCAAActtgattgattttgattttgctttAAGTTATCAGTATTAGTGGAAAACAGCACAGCCTCAAACATCCCGTTACAAAAACAAAGTTGATGTTTTAGCTTGGTAATTGTAAATGACCAGACTGAAGAACACTTGTTAAGGTGAAAAAAGCCAACAGATGAAGAGCACTCAGCAGGATGTATGCATGGCTGTATCTGAGTGCAAATCAAGAGAGAACTTCAACAACATACCCTCAGAGGACTCATCACAAGATGCAAACCCACTCACTTAGAAAGgcataaaatacagaaaagccAGGTTCCAGCTATCGAAATATCATGGTAGAAAGAATATGTGTGGAGTAAATAGGTGATTCAGGGTGTACCACACAATCTGAGaaatgtggtggtggtgttaaTGCATGATATGTGTGGCTGCCAGAGGACCCAGCTCACTGATGAGGTCACTGCTGACGGCAGCATAAGGATGCTTACATACATCATGTCTGTTCGGCTCAAACTGAATACATTAAATCTCTTTGGACAATGTCATCACAATGCAGCAGCACTACAAAGATCCAAAACATGTATCCAAAGCAAGTCCCTGAACTAACATGAGGCCAACTGAGCAGTGTGTGGCTGCTTTAACATTCAAAACtgcattaaaaagtaaaatggtACTTCCTTCCTCTCAATTCATGGGAGTgcagcaaataaacaacaaaaacgcTAGTTTAGTAACAAAGAGTGATCCAAAATACGGTGCTGCCCAAACTGAATACGAGTAGAATGGACAAATGTAGCCTATTTGTGCTAATTCTCCTGTTTACTCTGTAACATAAATGCTTAGCCAAAGATGGTTTCCTAGCAAAGGAAACACACTTAACTAACAACTGAATATTCTTCCAAAAAATTATAAGTTTTTGCTGTCAAATACGACTCAGCAGAGTCCGTCAATGAAGATCACATAATTTAAATACAGGTAGTTTGCAGCAAGCTAGCTGTCATGTACAAAATGCGTGGACCAGCACACATATTCATGCACactgttaaagaaaaaacattgttat
This region of Pempheris klunzingeri isolate RE-2024b chromosome 10, fPemKlu1.hap1, whole genome shotgun sequence genomic DNA includes:
- the kpna3 gene encoding importin subunit alpha-4 — its product is MAENAGLENHRIKSFKNKGRDVETMRRHRNEVTVELRKNKRDEHLLKKRNVPLGESLEDSDVDSDFKGQNVTLDVILQNATSDNAVIQLSAVQAARKLLSSDRNPPIDDLIKSGILPILVKCLERDDNPSLQFEAAWALTNIASGTSAQTQAVVKSNAVPLFLRLLHSPHQNVCEQAVWALGNIIGDGPQCRDYVISLGVVKPLLSFINPSIPITFLRNVTWVIVNLCRNKDPPPPMETVQEILPALCVLIYHTDINILVDTVWALSYLTDGGNEQIQMVIDSGVVPFLVPLLSHQEVKVQTAALRAVGNIVTGTDEQTQVVLNCEVLAHFPNLLTHPKEKINKEAVWFLSNITAGNQQQVQAVIDAGLIPMIIHQLAKGDFGTQKEAAWAISNLTISGRKDQVEFLVEQDVTPPFCNLLSVKDSQVVQVVLDGLKNILIMAGDEASAIAEIIEECGGLEKIENLQQHENEDIYKLAFEIIDQYFSGEDIDEDPSLIPDTTQGGTFNFDPASNMQTKEFNF